The following are from one region of the Falco biarmicus isolate bFalBia1 chromosome 1, bFalBia1.pri, whole genome shotgun sequence genome:
- the KLHL8 gene encoding kelch-like protein 8 isoform X1, which translates to MASESMVPEQAKQHLIKGKRRQQQQQTRSSNSDSEDDIFVFEANEAWKDFHSSLLHYFEAGELCDVTLKVGSKLISCHKLVLACVIPYFRAMFLSEMAEAKQTLIEIRDFDGNAIEDLVKFVYSSRLTLTVDNVQPLFYAACILQVELVAKACCEYMKLHFHPSNCLAVRAFAESHNRIDLMDMADQYACEHFTEVVECEDFVSVSPQHLHKLLSSSDLNVENEKQVYNAAIKWLLANPQHHATWLDEILAQVRLPLLPICFLMGVVAKEEIVKQNLKCRDLLDEARNYHLHLSSRAVPDFEYSIRTTPRKQTAGVLFCVGGRGGSGDPFRSIECYSISKNNWFFGPEMNSRRRHVGVISVGGKVYAVGGHDGNEHLGSMEVFDPLTNKWMMKASMNTKRRGIALASLGGPIYAIGGLDDNTCFSDVERYDIDSDRWSAVTPMNTPRGGVGSVALVNHVYAVGGNDGVASLSSVEKYDPHLDKWIEVKEMGQRRAGNGVSELHGCLYVVGGFDDNSPLSSVERFDPRSNKWEYVAELTTPRGGVGIATLMGKIFAVGGHNGNVYLNTVEAFDPIVNRWELVGSVSHCRAGAGVAVCSCLSSQIRDMGQGSSSVVDCM; encoded by the exons aTGGCTTCAGAATCCATGGTCCCAGAGCAGGCTAAACAACATCTGATAAAGGGAAAAAGGcggcagcaacagcagcagactAGGTCTTCCAACAGTGACAGTGAAGATGATATCTTCGTATTTGAGGCAAATGAAGCTTGGAAGGATTTTCACAGCTCTCTTCTTCACTACTTCGAAGCTGGAGAGCTCTGCGATGTTACACTGAAG gttggtTCAAAGCTTATCTCCTGCCACAAACTAGTGCTAGCTTGTGTTATACCTTACTTCAGAGCCATGTTTCTTTCGGAAATGGCTGAAGCCAAGCAGACGTTGATTGAGATCAGGGACTTTGATGGCAATGCAATAGAAGACCTAGTGAAGTTTGTGTACTCCTCCCGGCTTACTCTGACGGTGGATAATGTCCAGCCTCTCTTTTATGCTGCTTGCATTCTTCAGGTGGAACTGGTAGCAAAGGCATGCTGTGAATATATGAAACTGCACTTCCATCCCTCCAACTGCCTGGCAGTCAGGGCATTTGCAGAGAGTCACAACCGCATTGACTTGATGGACATGGCTGATCAGTATGCTTGCGAACATTTCACAGAGGTGGTGGAGTGTGAAGACTTTGTGAGCGTGTCACCACAGCACCTCCATAAACTCTTGTCCTCCAGTGACCTGAAtgttgaaaatgaaaagcaagtttaCAACGCTGCTATCAAGTGGCTTCTAGCCAATCCGCAGCATCATGCTACGTGGCTGGATGAAATACTTGCACAG GTACGGCTGCCTCTCTTGCCCATTTGTTTCCTTATGGGTGTTGTGGCAAAGGAAGAGATTGTCAAGCAGAATCTAAAATGTAGGGATTTGCTGGATGAAGCAAGAAACTACCACCTTCACctgagcagcagggcagtgccagaCTTTGAGTACTCCATTCGCACAACACCAAGGAAGCAGACTGCTG GTGTGCTGTTCTGTGTCGGTGGTAGAGGCGGATCAGGTGACCCCTTTCGCAGCATTGAGTGTTACTCTATCAGTAAGAACAACTGGTTCTTCGGCCCTGAAATGAACAGCAGAAGGCGGCACGTGGGCGTGATCTCCGTGGGAG GTAAAGTCTATGCAGTGGGTGGACATGATGGAAATGAACACTTAGGAAGCATGGAAGTATTTGATCCTCTCACAAACAAGTGGATGATGAAGGCATCAATGAACACAAAGAG GAGAGGAATTGCTCTTGCCTCCCTTGGCGGCCCCATTTACGCAATAGGAGGTTTAGATGACAACACTTGCTTCAGCGATGTGGAAAGATACGACATTGATTCCGATCGATGGAGCGCAGTCACCCCAATGAACACTCCCAGGGGAGGAGTGGGCTCCGTAGCCCTGGTG AACCATGTTTATGCTGTGGGTGGCAACGATGGTGTAGCATCTCTTTCCAGCGTGGAGAAATATGATCCCCATTTGGATAAGTGGATAGAAGTGAAAGAGATGGGTCAGCGAAGAGCTGGCAACGGTGTCAGTGAGCTCCACGGATGCTTGTACGTTGTCG GTGGCTTTGATGACAACTCTCCACTGAGCTCGGTGGAGCGCTTTGACCCACGCAGTAACAAATGGGAATATGTAGCAGAGCTTACAACTCCGAGGGGTGGTGTTGGCATAGCGACGCTGATGGGTAAAATTTTTGCAGTTGGAGGTCATAATGGCAATGTGTACCTGAATACAGTGGAAGCATTTGATCCCATAGTGAATAG GTGGGAACTCGTTGGCTCTGTGTcccactgcagggcaggagcaggcgTGGCTGTGTGCTCTTGTCTCAGCAGCCAGATCCGGGATATGGGCCAAGGATCCAGCAGCGTTGTTGACTGCATGTga
- the KLHL8 gene encoding kelch-like protein 8 isoform X2, whose translation MASESMVPEQAKQHLIKGKRRQQQQQTRSSNSDSEDDIFVFEANEAWKDFHSSLLHYFEAGELCDVTLKVELVAKACCEYMKLHFHPSNCLAVRAFAESHNRIDLMDMADQYACEHFTEVVECEDFVSVSPQHLHKLLSSSDLNVENEKQVYNAAIKWLLANPQHHATWLDEILAQVRLPLLPICFLMGVVAKEEIVKQNLKCRDLLDEARNYHLHLSSRAVPDFEYSIRTTPRKQTAGVLFCVGGRGGSGDPFRSIECYSISKNNWFFGPEMNSRRRHVGVISVGGKVYAVGGHDGNEHLGSMEVFDPLTNKWMMKASMNTKRRGIALASLGGPIYAIGGLDDNTCFSDVERYDIDSDRWSAVTPMNTPRGGVGSVALVNHVYAVGGNDGVASLSSVEKYDPHLDKWIEVKEMGQRRAGNGVSELHGCLYVVGGFDDNSPLSSVERFDPRSNKWEYVAELTTPRGGVGIATLMGKIFAVGGHNGNVYLNTVEAFDPIVNRWELVGSVSHCRAGAGVAVCSCLSSQIRDMGQGSSSVVDCM comes from the exons aTGGCTTCAGAATCCATGGTCCCAGAGCAGGCTAAACAACATCTGATAAAGGGAAAAAGGcggcagcaacagcagcagactAGGTCTTCCAACAGTGACAGTGAAGATGATATCTTCGTATTTGAGGCAAATGAAGCTTGGAAGGATTTTCACAGCTCTCTTCTTCACTACTTCGAAGCTGGAGAGCTCTGCGATGTTACACTGAAG GTGGAACTGGTAGCAAAGGCATGCTGTGAATATATGAAACTGCACTTCCATCCCTCCAACTGCCTGGCAGTCAGGGCATTTGCAGAGAGTCACAACCGCATTGACTTGATGGACATGGCTGATCAGTATGCTTGCGAACATTTCACAGAGGTGGTGGAGTGTGAAGACTTTGTGAGCGTGTCACCACAGCACCTCCATAAACTCTTGTCCTCCAGTGACCTGAAtgttgaaaatgaaaagcaagtttaCAACGCTGCTATCAAGTGGCTTCTAGCCAATCCGCAGCATCATGCTACGTGGCTGGATGAAATACTTGCACAG GTACGGCTGCCTCTCTTGCCCATTTGTTTCCTTATGGGTGTTGTGGCAAAGGAAGAGATTGTCAAGCAGAATCTAAAATGTAGGGATTTGCTGGATGAAGCAAGAAACTACCACCTTCACctgagcagcagggcagtgccagaCTTTGAGTACTCCATTCGCACAACACCAAGGAAGCAGACTGCTG GTGTGCTGTTCTGTGTCGGTGGTAGAGGCGGATCAGGTGACCCCTTTCGCAGCATTGAGTGTTACTCTATCAGTAAGAACAACTGGTTCTTCGGCCCTGAAATGAACAGCAGAAGGCGGCACGTGGGCGTGATCTCCGTGGGAG GTAAAGTCTATGCAGTGGGTGGACATGATGGAAATGAACACTTAGGAAGCATGGAAGTATTTGATCCTCTCACAAACAAGTGGATGATGAAGGCATCAATGAACACAAAGAG GAGAGGAATTGCTCTTGCCTCCCTTGGCGGCCCCATTTACGCAATAGGAGGTTTAGATGACAACACTTGCTTCAGCGATGTGGAAAGATACGACATTGATTCCGATCGATGGAGCGCAGTCACCCCAATGAACACTCCCAGGGGAGGAGTGGGCTCCGTAGCCCTGGTG AACCATGTTTATGCTGTGGGTGGCAACGATGGTGTAGCATCTCTTTCCAGCGTGGAGAAATATGATCCCCATTTGGATAAGTGGATAGAAGTGAAAGAGATGGGTCAGCGAAGAGCTGGCAACGGTGTCAGTGAGCTCCACGGATGCTTGTACGTTGTCG GTGGCTTTGATGACAACTCTCCACTGAGCTCGGTGGAGCGCTTTGACCCACGCAGTAACAAATGGGAATATGTAGCAGAGCTTACAACTCCGAGGGGTGGTGTTGGCATAGCGACGCTGATGGGTAAAATTTTTGCAGTTGGAGGTCATAATGGCAATGTGTACCTGAATACAGTGGAAGCATTTGATCCCATAGTGAATAG GTGGGAACTCGTTGGCTCTGTGTcccactgcagggcaggagcaggcgTGGCTGTGTGCTCTTGTCTCAGCAGCCAGATCCGGGATATGGGCCAAGGATCCAGCAGCGTTGTTGACTGCATGTga